AATATAAATTAGGTCGGCATATCAGGCTAGATTTCAGATCGACctgaaatattttacaattttgaatgaaaatttcaacaaatttcaagttcagATCAGGTTAGATTGCCTCAAGAAAAAATACAGTCAGTAAAagttcagcatgaatttgatgcagctgatccacacaaacaatcaataCTCATTATACTTTTTTATACTGTTCAAGCTACACGCACACGCCTGGTAGTCacaaaaccgtataaagacgtataaacagttttgactgtttgtgtgaatcagctgaaaaacagctgaagtaaattcatgctgaaatttgactgcctctaactgtaccAGAGCTCGTTTGAAATTTCAGGTCATATTGTCTTCTGACCGCAGTCGAGCCTtacaaattgataaaattatattttgagaTAATTTCTTCATTGAAATATCCCTGTCCCAGTTGAACATATGAAAAATTCGACCGACTCGTTGGACCTTTCGATGAAATCTATGTcttcaaataaattcttttgtgtCGGGCGTTGTTGGGACTAAGGTTGGGGACGTGCTAGTGTTCAAACTTTATACCGGGAATGTTTTTCGTATTAGGAAGTGTATTATGGCAAAGGTAACAAATGGTTGCCTTATGAAATGTCTGACTTTAGCAGGAGCTGTTCTTCATCAAAGACTGTTGGTGGGACAAAGGTAAATTCATTGTCCCgtttcgaaaacatttctaACTCAGATCTCCATTCACCTTGAGCCCGAGTGTACTTTTAACAAACTGAGACCCTCAGATCGTTCGGAAGTATTCCTGTTTCGACATCGATTTCTGTAGACACTTTGAAGCATTTTAAAAAGAGGAAACTTTGTACCAAATTCATCGaggacaaaaaattgttcaaaaaattttcaattgaacatTGGAATATCCTCGTAACCGCATTCGCAACTCgttcaaagaaaaatctatGATTCAGATGTTCTAAATGATATGAGGCTATGATAAGGTTGATAAGGCATGCAAAACATTGTATAAAGGTGCTTGTACCGAACGGCACGtcggtgtaaaatttaaaatatttttttctatttataagAAAGGAACTAAGTTTAGCTGTAGCAGTAGCAAGCAGGGTGATGCTGTTTCGCAAACTTAAAGGATAACAGATTTTACATTCACTTTCAATTTAGATGGGGACACACGCGATTATGATCGCCTCAAACAATATGATGAACATGATTCGAAACGAAATTCCGCAAAATGTGTTCGAATCATGTCCATCAATTCGGATTTTGTATTCCGGGGATTTTGTCTCACATTCAATGAATCAAACTCAAAAAGATAAAAAGCACATTGAAGCGCCAACCACTTACACGCGTTTGCTTGCCCAGTCGCTTGTTTACCTGGACCCCGACTCCAAGCTTTTGGCCGGTGTGTCGACTAGTCTGTTTCACCAATGTACATATCAATTCGGCCTGCAGTTCCGGCATGTCCAAACATTGTTGCAATGCATTTTGGGCTAGTACGACGTGATAATCGACACCGGGCTGATTGACGGCGACTGACATGAATAGTTGGCAACTCTGAAAAGGAATTTATCGCGCAAGTGAACGCGAAGTGTTAGATTTGCTACAAAGGCGCATCGAGTGAATGGAAAAACCTTAAACAGCTTAATGGCTTCGGCTTGTAGCATTTCGGAATGTAATGAAGACAGTGGGGACGTAATTTGCTCCTTCGTGTGCAACAAAATCGGATGCCGCCAGATCACACAATCTGGAAAGGAAAGTTTGCTCAGAAATTGaagcgaaaaatgttttttatcttttctcgTCGCAATCTCTTACTCGGATCACCATCCGTTTCCATAAGCTTTTGAACCAATTGTTCGTATTGTGTGCCGGCGTTCGGACCACCTCCGGATACTACCGTCAAATGATACAACCAATTGTCGCGTTCTTGTTTGCCCGGTAAGATTAGATACGTTGGACCCTGATGCGCTGGATAAATGGCAACGGTCAGCCTGGCCTGACTTTGGCCAACATCTTCACGTTCCTCCGAATCGGAATCGGATACGTGTTCCACTTCTTCGACGCGAGCGTCCCTCATGTTAATTTGACCGAGTGGATTCTGGAATGGAAGCGACGGAAGTTTGATTGGATGCAACAGATTAAGAAAACGATTCAAGTAAATCCTACCGTCTCCCCTGGTgctttgaaatacaaaaacatttttccaagcAGTACGCTCCAGCATTTCTTTGCATGACCATTTTTCACCTTGGTCACCCATCCTTGCACCGTTGCCTTTTGATCGTCTCGACTTAGCAGCAATTTGGTGGCATTCCGCCGTTGCACATTCTGCAGCACCCTTATCCAATCGTCCATCGTGGCATTCGAATCGGCCgtcaaataataaattttcttcccCGTATCAATTTCGAATGTTGGTGCACCCTCGTTCCGAATGATTCGACACAGATCGTCCAAAATGATTTGCCCCTGAGGCTTTCTGCAACATGGGAATACAGAGGAAATTGAGTGTTACAATCAAACAGGTTTTGATCGACTGGCGTACCGATTGACGTCATTTTGACTCTTCCAATAATTTAAGCTGCCATTTTTCAGAACGAACCATCTCTTACGCCACGTTTTCAGTTTGCCACCAAGTTTAGCCAGATGACCGATCTGCGCGAAATTAAATTCAGTTTAGTGTCAAGACCGAAATTCAATGACCAAATATATCCCAAACACAAACCTTTTCCAATGATTCCAGCTTTTTGTTCGGAGAATCAGCATACGATGCACGCATCATAAACGATGGCATTGATGCATCCATACACGATGATTCAGCCTGGGACAAAGCATCCGGTGGTATTGCGTAATCGTCGGACATGCCTGATTCAAATGAAGTATCTGAAATTACTTGGGTGTCAAGAAACGGTTACGTTCTTGGTCCATTTAATCacgcaaaaataaagaaaactccaaatagacaaaacaaaaCGCAAAGAAACCCGTCACCAAGAACAACACATTTCATATTAACACACACAAGAAGCAAAGCTCATCGTCGCAAAACGTCTTCGATTGTTATACTGACCTCTTCCTTTCGGATGTTTTGGACTTTCGGAACCACTTCGTTTGGCCGGACTTAAGCTAGATGATGTTTTGAGACTTTTGGAAGGACTTGATGCACTACCCGAAGTACTTGTCTCGGTATTATCTGTGCTGGATGAATTGTGTGAGTTATGGGTTGATGTTATGCAGTTCATCATGACGGCGTGATCTTCGCCATCGCTTGAGTCGTCACTTGAGTCGCCGGTAAAGGGCATGGAACGAATTTGGGAAGCTCGCTGCAAAGTGTTTTTGATTGATTACGTAAAGCCTTCGATTACTTTCGATGGAGAACTTACCCCCTTCACAGTCGCATAAACGGGTACACTAATATCACAGTATCCTCCAGATGCTGTTTGTGATCTGGATGTAATTCCCACACTGTTAACCAAACCATTTTCTTGTTCTTGCGATTCATTCTCATCGCCTGCTGCTAAGCCATCACTAGCCACttgataaatttttgcttcCCAACTGGGAAATCTGTGCAACGGTGGTGTTGGAGGGCGTGGCGTTCCGATATCGTGGGCAGAATCTGATGTCGTTGTGCTTGAACCACCACTGGGCGGTCCACCTTTCAACCACAATGGTGCTTTTTCTCGGGATGGTGTGTAAATTTCAGCGTAATCATGTGCCGGATCGTCTCCTGCAGCATTTTTGGGGGCGAGGGGAATCAGATTCAGGCCGTCTACGGCAGCCGCCAAATCTCTGGCCAACTCTTGTGGCTCCATTGACAGATTTCTTCGATGATGCAATTGTAGGGTTCTATTTTCAGGTGGATCTAACGATTCACTTCGCCGTCGACTGTTTCGATGTTTCAGATCACGTACGTCTAGACTTAAGCTGCTACGAACGGGTTGTTGGATACTATTTCGATTACTCTGGGTGGCTATGtgatttctgtaaattaaataaatttccacaATGAAAACTACTTCTGCACAGTCCAGACTGTTCGATACATACCTTAACAACTCTAATTGCTGATTGCACTTAACGTTTTGTTCGCGTAACACCTGATTTTGTTCCTCTAATTCTCGCAACTTATTAGTCACCCACTCTTTGATTTTAGCTGCCTTTGCTTCGACCTGCTTTGCGTCGTGTAAACGGAGTAAACGTTGCTCTTCCACCTGCACTTCAAGCTGTGTTATTGTTTTTTCTGTATCGGTTGATGACCCTTGTGAGCTTGGAGCGGTCTTGGGCCATTCAGTCAATCTTTGTTCCATGGCCCGCAcctaaacaaaatcaaaatagaaTCGTTACAGTTAGGAATCCCAACAAACATAACAGCAAAACAAACTCATAAACAcagcgcaaaaatattttcctgcttgttttaataaaaactttcaaatcgaaaataaactgCTCCATCGAATGAGTGTGTTTACATTCGGAGAGTGTTTACACAAACAGACAATCTCAAGCTTCGCTCTTCGTACACaataatttacaataatttgcATTGACGACAAAAACATTCTTGAATGTTCAAACTACATTTGAAAGTATGAATCTTCCCAAACAgacaaagaaattgaaaggtcTGTCGACATGTGCATTTTCTTCTATTTGAACGGGTTGTACGTTGCGATGTAAAAGGCAATCAGTTAAATTGAAGTGAAGTAGAAAGTTAGCTTTGCGGAAAATACCACACATGAGTATCCCAGCAAATTATTTAACGTTGGTCTGGCTTTTCAGtcttgtttgttttaattaatttcaacttAAATTGCATTCACTACGAACTGTTATATGTTTTCAGTGGTATCC
This genomic stretch from Bradysia coprophila strain Holo2 chromosome II, BU_Bcop_v1, whole genome shotgun sequence harbors:
- the LOC119072068 gene encoding uncharacterized protein CG43867 isoform X9; amino-acid sequence: MDTPVLVAVPSEGHLKSATNSPIKRIKKLSCSSQVNNNYSNLDMESLEDMLRKLSELEQRVIEAEERAEDAESKVRAMEQRLTEWPKTAPSSQGSSTDTEKTITQLEVQVEEQRLLRLHDAKQVEAKAAKIKEWVTNKLRELEEQNQVLREQNVKCNQQLELLRNHIATQSNRNSIQQPVRSSLSLDVRDLKHRNSRRRSESLDPPENRTLQLHHRRNLSMEPQELARDLAAAVDGLNLIPLAPKNAAGDDPAHDYAEIYTPSREKAPLWLKGGPPSGGSSTTTSDSAHDIGTPRPPTPPLHRFPSWEAKIYQVASDGLAAGDENESQEQENGLVNSVGITSRSQTASGGYCDISVPVYATVKGRASQIRSMPFTGDSSDDSSDGEDHAVMMNCITSTHNSHNSSSTDNTETSTSGSASSPSKSLKTSSSLSPAKRSGSESPKHPKGRVISDTSFESGMSDDYAIPPDALSQAESSCMDASMPSFMMRASYADSPNKKLESLEKIGHLAKLGGKLKTWRKRWFVLKNGSLNYWKSQNDVNRKPQGQIILDDLCRIIRNEGAPTFEIDTGKKIYYLTADSNATMDDWIRVLQNVQRRNATKLLLSRDDQKATVQGWVTKVKNGHAKKCWSVLLGKMFLYFKAPGETNPLGQINMRDARVEEVEHVSDSDSEEREDVGQSQARLTVAIYPAHQGPTYLILPGKQERDNWLYHLTVVSGGGPNAGTQYEQLVQKLMETDGDPNCVIWRHPILLHTKEQITSPLSSLHSEMLQAEAIKLFKSCQLFMSVAVNQPGVDYHVVLAQNALQQCLDMPELQAELICTLVKQTSRHTGQKLGVGVQVNKRLGKQTRQLLLCATQSLFTCDTQQNGSGQANGSSPTSIQMPIVPPIDCKSNPPSYTFVQGWQLLSLAVSLFVPKNNKLLWYLKLHLSRNADSKTECGKYAAYCERALERTLLNGGRETKPSRMEVLSILMKNPYHHSLPHAIPVHMMNGTYQVVSFDGSTTIEEFHSTLAQEIGCRESTNGFCLFSDDPIEKDLEHYLDPQAKLCDVISKWETALREKGSGKFENSRVIQLTYKNRLYWKHSIKLETDKEKLLLCYQINVQVVQGRFPLSRDLALELASLMAQIDIGDFAAEKNRSATNASVSLQALDKFYPYRYRDAMTPDQLKELQELLVSKWMLLKNRSTLDCVRIYLTCCRKWPYFGATLFQAKPRHTDSAMAWLAISEDALNVLELSSMAPLSRYPYSSVMTFGGCQDDFMLVVSTDDSLQESSEQKLLFAMSKPKILEITLLIADYMNALGHTCPGTPQMNTLTRNGSHRSIRSRPHGGSTAATTAHNTLNSHATHTLNSHSHTLSSHHSHTLSSSHGGQPDILKSTPDHQRIK
- the LOC119072068 gene encoding uncharacterized protein CG43867 isoform X5, whose translation is MSDDSPTKRLSQIFGSLSCLSDLKTAESLKKDTSKDNHVQPNHPKQSPYNFAPTTSPPASLPSLSSPSSTQSHRLQTGSNIPTSRVLMGSRSTPNSPRLMPKRSRIPPAVPQRPNAGALIANPALAALDAEAPWPHFSTLTDHLDVHQVNNYNQGLPEINWQERCLELQLELHRSKSQAGRIRDMLGDKLSELEQRVIEAEERAEDAESKVRAMEQRLTEWPKTAPSSQGSSTDTEKTITQLEVQVEEQRLLRLHDAKQVEAKAAKIKEWVTNKLRELEEQNQVLREQNVKCNQQLELLRNHIATQSNRNSIQQPVRSSLSLDVRDLKHRNSRRRSESLDPPENRTLQLHHRRNLSMEPQELARDLAAAVDGLNLIPLAPKNAAGDDPAHDYAEIYTPSREKAPLWLKGGPPSGGSSTTTSDSAHDIGTPRPPTPPLHRFPSWEAKIYQVASDGLAAGDENESQEQENGLVNSVGITSRSQTASGGYCDISVPVYATVKGRASQIRSMPFTGDSSDDSSDGEDHAVMMNCITSTHNSHNSSSTDNTETSTSGSASSPSKSLKTSSSLSPAKRSGSESPKHPKGRGMSDDYAIPPDALSQAESSCMDASMPSFMMRASYADSPNKKLESLEKIGHLAKLGGKLKTWRKRWFVLKNGSLNYWKSQNDVNRKPQGQIILDDLCRIIRNEGAPTFEIDTGKKIYYLTADSNATMDDWIRVLQNVQRRNATKLLLSRDDQKATVQGWVTKVKNGHAKKCWSVLLGKMFLYFKAPGETNPLGQINMRDARVEEVEHVSDSDSEEREDVGQSQARLTVAIYPAHQGPTYLILPGKQERDNWLYHLTVVSGGGPNAGTQYEQLVQKLMETDGDPNCVIWRHPILLHTKEQITSPLSSLHSEMLQAEAIKLFKSCQLFMSVAVNQPGVDYHVVLAQNALQQCLDMPELQAELICTLVKQTSRHTGQKLGVGVQQLLLCATQSLFTCDTQQNGSGQANGSSPTSIQMPIVPPIDCKSNPPSYTFVQGWQLLSLAVSLFVPKNNKLLWYLKLHLSRNADSKTECGKYAAYCERALERTLLNGGRETKPSRMEVLSILMKNPYHHSLPHAIPVHMMNGTYQVVSFDGSTTIEEFHSTLAQEIGCRESTNGFCLFSDDPIEKDLEHYLDPQAKLCDVISKWETALREKGSGKFENSRVIQLTYKNRLYWKHSIKLETDKEKLLLCYQINVQVVQGRFPLSRDLALELASLMAQIDIGDFAAEKNRSATNASVSLQALDKFYPYRYRDAMTPDQLKELQELLVSKWMLLKNRSTLDCVRIYLTCCRKWPYFGATLFQAKPRHTDSAMAWLAISEDALNVLELSSMAPLSRYPYSSVMTFGGCQDDFMLVVSTDDSLQESSEQKLLFAMSKPKILEITLLIADYMNALGHTCPGTPQMNTLTRNGSHRSIRSRPHGGSTAATTAHNTLNSHATHTLNSHSHTLSSHHSHTLSSSHGGQPDILKSTPDHQRIK
- the LOC119072068 gene encoding uncharacterized protein CG43867 isoform X8; amino-acid sequence: MSDDSPTKRLSQIFGSLSCLSDLKTAESLKKDTSKDNHVQPNHPKQSPYNFAPTTSPPASLPSLSSPSSTQSHRLQTGSNIPTSRVLMGSRSTPNSPRLMPKRSRIPPAVPQRPNAGALIANPALAALDAEAPWPHFSTLTDHLDVHQVNNYNQGLPEINWQERCLELQLELHRSKSQAGRIRDMLGDKLSELEQRVIEAEERAEDAESKVRAMEQRLTEWPKTAPSSQGSSTDTEKTITQLEVQVEEQRLLRLHDAKQVEAKAAKIKEWVTNKLRELEEQNQVLREQNVKCNQQLELLRNHIATQSNRNSIQQPVRSSLSLDVRDLKHRNSRRRSESLDPPENRTLQLHHRRNLSMEPQELARDLAAAVDGLNLIPLAPKNAAGDDPAHDYAEIYTPSREKAPLWLKGGPPSGGSSTTTSDSAHDIGTPRPPTPPLHRFPSWEAKIYQVASDGLAAGDENESQEQENGLVNSVGITSRSQTASGGYCDISVPVYATVKGRASQIRSMPFTGDSSDDSSDGEDHAVMMNCITSTHNSHNSSSTDNTETSTSGSASSPSKSLKTSSSLSPAKRSGSESPKHPKGRVISDTSFESGMSDDYAIPPDALSQAESSCMDASMPSFMMRASYADSPNKKLESLEKIGHLAKLGGKLKTWRKRWFVLKNGSLNYWKSQNDVNRKPQGQIILDDLCRIIRNEGAPTFEIDTGKKIYYLTADSNATMDDWIRVLQNVQRRNATKLLLSRDDQKATVQGWVTKVKNGHAKKCWSVLLGKMFLYFKAPGETNPLGQINMRDARVEEVEHVSDSDSEEREDVGQSQARLTVAIYPAHQGPTYLILPGKQERDNWLYHLTVVSGGGPNAGTQYEQLVQKLMETDGDPNCVIWRHPILLHTKEQITSPLSSLHSEMLQAEAIKLFKSCQLFMSVAVNQPGVDYHVVLAQNALQQCLDMPELQAELICTLVKQTSRHTGQKLGVGVQMPIVPPIDCKSNPPSYTFVQGWQLLSLAVSLFVPKNNKLLWYLKLHLSRNADSKTECGKYAAYCERALERTLLNGGRETKPSRMEVLSILMKNPYHHSLPHAIPVHMMNGTYQVVSFDGSTTIEEFHSTLAQEIGCRESTNGFCLFSDDPIEKDLEHYLDPQAKLCDVISKWETALREKGSGKFENSRVIQLTYKNRLYWKHSIKLETDKEKLLLCYQINVQVVQGRFPLSRDLALELASLMAQIDIGDFAAEKNRSATNASVSLQALDKFYPYRYRDAMTPDQLKELQELLVSKWMLLKNRSTLDCVRIYLTCCRKWPYFGATLFQAKPRHTDSAMAWLAISEDALNVLELSSMAPLSRYPYSSVMTFGGCQDDFMLVVSTDDSLQESSEQKLLFAMSKPKILEITLLIADYMNALGHTCPGTPQMNTLTRNGSHRSIRSRPHGGSTAATTAHNTLNSHATHTLNSHSHTLSSHHSHTLSSSHGGQPDILKSTPDHQRIK
- the LOC119072068 gene encoding uncharacterized protein CG43867 isoform X4, with amino-acid sequence MSDDSPTKRLSQIFGSLSCLSDLKTAESLKKDTSKDNHVQPNHPKQSPYNFAPTTSPPASLPSLSSPSSTQSHRLQTGSNIPTSRVLMGSRSTPNSPRLMPKRSRIPPAVPQRPNAGALIANPALAALDAEAPWPHFSTLTDHLDVHQVNNYNQGLPEINWQERCLELQLELHRSKSQAGRIRDMLGDKLSELEQRVIEAEERAEDAESKVRAMEQRLTEWPKTAPSSQGSSTDTEKTITQLEVQVEEQRLLRLHDAKQVEAKAAKIKEWVTNKLRELEEQNQVLREQNVKCNQQLELLRNHIATQSNRNSIQQPVRSSLSLDVRDLKHRNSRRRSESLDPPENRTLQLHHRRNLSMEPQELARDLAAAVDGLNLIPLAPKNAAGDDPAHDYAEIYTPSREKAPLWLKGGPPSGGSSTTTSDSAHDIGTPRPPTPPLHRFPSWEAKIYQVASDGLAAGDENESQEQENGLVNSVGITSRSQTASGGYCDISVPVYATVKGRASQIRSMPFTGDSSDDSSDGEDHAVMMNCITSTHNSHNSSSTDNTETSTSGSASSPSKSLKTSSSLSPAKRSGSESPKHPKGRVISDTSFESGMSDDYAIPPDALSQAESSCMDASMPSFMMRASYADSPNKKLESLEKIGHLAKLGGKLKTWRKRWFVLKNGSLNYWKSQNDVNRKPQGQIILDDLCRIIRNEGAPTFEIDTGKKIYYLTADSNATMDDWIRVLQNVQRRNATKLLLSRDDQKATVQGWVTKVKNGHAKKCWSVLLGKMFLYFKAPGETNPLGQINMRDARVEEVEHVSDSDSEEREDVGQSQARLTVAIYPAHQGPTYLILPGKQERDNWLYHLTVVSGGGPNAGTQYEQLVQKLMETDGDPNCVIWRHPILLHTKEQITSPLSSLHSEMLQAEAIKLFKSCQLFMSVAVNQPGVDYHVVLAQNALQQCLDMPELQAELICTLVKQTSRHTGQKLGVGVQQLLLCATQSLFTCDTQQNGSGQANGSSPTSIQMPIVPPIDCKSNPPSYTFVQGWQLLSLAVSLFVPKNNKLLWYLKLHLSRNADSKTECGKYAAYCERALERTLLNGGRETKPSRMEVLSILMKNPYHHSLPHAIPVHMMNGTYQVVSFDGSTTIEEFHSTLAQEIGCRESTNGFCLFSDDPIEKDLEHYLDPQAKLCDVISKWETALREKGSGKFENSRVIQLTYKNRLYWKHSIKLETDKEKLLLCYQINVQVVQGRFPLSRDLALELASLMAQIDIGDFAAEKNRSATNASVSLQALDKFYPYRYRDAMTPDQLKELQELLVSKWMLLKNRSTLDCVRIYLTCCRKWPYFGATLFQAKPRHTDSAMAWLAISEDALNVLELSSMAPLSRYPYSSVMTFGGCQDDFMLVVSTDDSLQESSEQKLLFAMSKPKILEITLLIADYMNALGHTCPGTPQMNTLTRNGSHRSIRSRPHGGSTAATTAHNTLNSHATHTLNSHSHTLSSHHSHTLSSSHGGQPDILKSTPDHQRIK
- the LOC119072068 gene encoding uncharacterized protein CG43867 isoform X11 → MDTPVLVAVPSEGHLKSATNSPIKRIKKLSCSSQVNNNYSNLDMESLEDMLRKLSELEQRVIEAEERAEDAESKVRAMEQRLTEWPKTAPSSQGSSTDTEKTITQLEVQVEEQRLLRLHDAKQVEAKAAKIKEWVTNKLRELEEQNQVLREQNVKCNQQLELLRNHIATQSNRNSIQQPVRSSLSLDVRDLKHRNSRRRSESLDPPENRTLQLHHRRNLSMEPQELARDLAAAVDGLNLIPLAPKNAAGDDPAHDYAEIYTPSREKAPLWLKGGPPSGGSSTTTSDSAHDIGTPRPPTPPLHRFPSWEAKIYQVASDGLAAGDENESQEQENGLVNSVGITSRSQTASGGYCDISVPVYATVKGRASQIRSMPFTGDSSDDSSDGEDHAVMMNCITSTHNSHNSSSTDNTETSTSGSASSPSKSLKTSSSLSPAKRSGSESPKHPKGRGMSDDYAIPPDALSQAESSCMDASMPSFMMRASYADSPNKKLESLEKIGHLAKLGGKLKTWRKRWFVLKNGSLNYWKSQNDVNRKPQGQIILDDLCRIIRNEGAPTFEIDTGKKIYYLTADSNATMDDWIRVLQNVQRRNATKLLLSRDDQKATVQGWVTKVKNGHAKKCWSVLLGKMFLYFKAPGETNPLGQINMRDARVEEVEHVSDSDSEEREDVGQSQARLTVAIYPAHQGPTYLILPGKQERDNWLYHLTVVSGGGPNAGTQYEQLVQKLMETDGDPNCVIWRHPILLHTKEQITSPLSSLHSEMLQAEAIKLFKSCQLFMSVAVNQPGVDYHVVLAQNALQQCLDMPELQAELICTLVKQTSRHTGQKLGVGVQMPIVPPIDCKSNPPSYTFVQGWQLLSLAVSLFVPKNNKLLWYLKLHLSRNADSKTECGKYAAYCERALERTLLNGGRETKPSRMEVLSILMKNPYHHSLPHAIPVHMMNGTYQVVSFDGSTTIEEFHSTLAQEIGCRESTNGFCLFSDDPIEKDLEHYLDPQAKLCDVISKWETALREKGSGKFENSRVIQLTYKNRLYWKHSIKLETDKEKLLLCYQINVQVVQGRFPLSRDLALELASLMAQIDIGDFAAEKNRSATNASVSLQALDKFYPYRYRDAMTPDQLKELQELLVSKWMLLKNRSTLDCVRIYLTCCRKWPYFGATLFQAKPRHTDSAMAWLAISEDALNVLELSSMAPLSRYPYSSVMTFGGCQDDFMLVVSTDDSLQESSEQKLLFAMSKPKILEITLLIADYMNALGHTCPGTPQMNTLTRNGSHRSIRSRPHGGSTAATTAHNTLNSHATHTLNSHSHTLSSHHSHTLSSSHGGQPDILKSTPDHQRIK
- the LOC119072068 gene encoding uncharacterized protein CG43867 isoform X10, with product MDTPVLVAVPSEGHLKSATNSPIKRIKKLSCSSQVNNNYSNLDMESLEDMLRKLSELEQRVIEAEERAEDAESKVRAMEQRLTEWPKTAPSSQGSSTDTEKTITQLEVQVEEQRLLRLHDAKQVEAKAAKIKEWVTNKLRELEEQNQVLREQNVKCNQQLELLRNHIATQSNRNSIQQPVRSSLSLDVRDLKHRNSRRRSESLDPPENRTLQLHHRRNLSMEPQELARDLAAAVDGLNLIPLAPKNAAGDDPAHDYAEIYTPSREKAPLWLKGGPPSGGSSTTTSDSAHDIGTPRPPTPPLHRFPSWEAKIYQVASDGLAAGDENESQEQENGLVNSVGITSRSQTASGGYCDISVPVYATVKGRASQIRSMPFTGDSSDDSSDGEDHAVMMNCITSTHNSHNSSSTDNTETSTSGSASSPSKSLKTSSSLSPAKRSGSESPKHPKGRGMSDDYAIPPDALSQAESSCMDASMPSFMMRASYADSPNKKLESLEKIGHLAKLGGKLKTWRKRWFVLKNGSLNYWKSQNDVNRKPQGQIILDDLCRIIRNEGAPTFEIDTGKKIYYLTADSNATMDDWIRVLQNVQRRNATKLLLSRDDQKATVQGWVTKVKNGHAKKCWSVLLGKMFLYFKAPGETNPLGQINMRDARVEEVEHVSDSDSEEREDVGQSQARLTVAIYPAHQGPTYLILPGKQERDNWLYHLTVVSGGGPNAGTQYEQLVQKLMETDGDPNCVIWRHPILLHTKEQITSPLSSLHSEMLQAEAIKLFKSCQLFMSVAVNQPGVDYHVVLAQNALQQCLDMPELQAELICTLVKQTSRHTGQKLGVGVQQLLLCATQSLFTCDTQQNGSGQANGSSPTSIQMPIVPPIDCKSNPPSYTFVQGWQLLSLAVSLFVPKNNKLLWYLKLHLSRNADSKTECGKYAAYCERALERTLLNGGRETKPSRMEVLSILMKNPYHHSLPHAIPVHMMNGTYQVVSFDGSTTIEEFHSTLAQEIGCRESTNGFCLFSDDPIEKDLEHYLDPQAKLCDVISKWETALREKGSGKFENSRVIQLTYKNRLYWKHSIKLETDKEKLLLCYQINVQVVQGRFPLSRDLALELASLMAQIDIGDFAAEKNRSATNASVSLQALDKFYPYRYRDAMTPDQLKELQELLVSKWMLLKNRSTLDCVRIYLTCCRKWPYFGATLFQAKPRHTDSAMAWLAISEDALNVLELSSMAPLSRYPYSSVMTFGGCQDDFMLVVSTDDSLQESSEQKLLFAMSKPKILEITLLIADYMNALGHTCPGTPQMNTLTRNGSHRSIRSRPHGGSTAATTAHNTLNSHATHTLNSHSHTLSSHHSHTLSSSHGGQPDILKSTPDHQRIK